One genomic segment of Streptococcus salivarius includes these proteins:
- the xseA gene encoding exodeoxyribonuclease VII large subunit: MSDYLSVTSLTKYLKMKFDRDPYLERVYLTGQVSNFRRRPSHQYFSLKDEGAVIQATIWAGVFKKLGFELEEGMKINVVGRVQIYEPSGSYSIIIEKAEPDGIGALAIQFEQLRKKLTAEGYFDDRHKQALPNFVKKIGVVTSPSGAVIRDIITTVSRRFPGVEILLFPTKVQGEGAAQEIAENIQKANQRDDLDLLIVGRGGGSIEDLWAFNEEIVVQSIFESRLPVISSVGHETDTTLADFVADRRAATPTAAAELATPVSKADTLVWIRERQNRAYQACLRRIQYNQERLAKLSQSVVFRQPERLYDGYLQKLDRLTTRLETFMSQDFARKQKEAELLRQRLQGLNLLTSVQNYQDRRESLQRLLVTTTRNTINGNRVRLEKAQDALLSLDTSRIVARGYAIVKKDDKPLTSTKNITEGDQLTVQMRDGELEVEVKNVN, translated from the coding sequence GTGTCAGACTATTTATCGGTCACATCCTTAACCAAATATTTGAAAATGAAATTTGACCGTGATCCTTATCTAGAGAGGGTATATTTGACGGGGCAGGTTTCAAATTTTCGTCGACGCCCGAGTCACCAATATTTTTCGCTAAAGGATGAAGGAGCTGTTATTCAGGCGACGATTTGGGCTGGAGTTTTCAAAAAGCTTGGTTTTGAACTCGAAGAAGGGATGAAGATCAATGTCGTTGGTCGGGTCCAGATTTATGAGCCTAGTGGTTCTTATTCCATTATTATCGAGAAGGCTGAGCCTGATGGTATTGGGGCTTTGGCCATCCAGTTTGAGCAGCTTCGTAAAAAATTGACTGCAGAAGGCTACTTTGATGATCGTCATAAGCAAGCTCTGCCTAATTTTGTCAAAAAAATTGGGGTTGTCACGAGTCCTAGTGGTGCGGTTATTCGAGATATTATTACGACCGTTAGTCGTCGTTTTCCTGGGGTAGAAATCTTACTTTTTCCTACCAAGGTTCAAGGTGAAGGAGCTGCACAGGAAATTGCTGAAAATATCCAAAAAGCCAATCAAAGGGATGACCTAGATTTACTTATCGTTGGTCGTGGTGGAGGTTCTATTGAAGACCTCTGGGCTTTTAACGAGGAAATTGTAGTTCAGTCGATTTTTGAGAGTCGTCTCCCTGTGATTTCAAGCGTTGGCCACGAAACAGATACGACTTTGGCTGACTTTGTTGCAGATCGTAGAGCTGCTACGCCTACCGCAGCGGCAGAACTTGCTACTCCGGTATCAAAGGCTGATACCTTGGTTTGGATTCGTGAAAGACAAAATAGAGCCTATCAAGCCTGTTTGAGACGTATACAATATAATCAGGAACGCTTGGCCAAATTGTCACAATCTGTTGTCTTTAGACAACCTGAACGCCTTTACGATGGTTATCTACAAAAGTTGGATCGACTAACAACAAGGCTTGAAACCTTTATGAGTCAAGATTTCGCACGCAAACAAAAAGAAGCGGAACTTTTGAGACAACGATTACAAGGCTTAAATCTTCTAACTAGTGTTCAGAACTACCAAGACCGTCGAGAGTCTTTGCAACGTTTATTGGTGACTACAACTAGGAACACCATTAATGGTAACCGTGTGAGGTTAGAAAAGGCACAGGATGCCTTATTGTCTCTAGATACTAGCCGTATTGTTGCAAGGGGCTATGCCATTGTCAAGAAAGATGATAAACCTTTAACAAGTACGAAGAATATTACCGAAGGTGATCAATTAACCGTCCAAATGAGAGATGGAGAACTAGAAGTAGAGGTGAAAAATGTCAACTAA
- the nth gene encoding endonuclease III, producing the protein MLGRKRVNEALALMGEMFPNAHGELEWETPFQLLVAVILSAQTTDKAVNKITPGLWARYPEIEDLASANLDDVEMCLRTIGLYKNKAKNIIKTARAVLMNFDGQVPKTHKELESLPGVGRKTANVVLAEVYGIPSIAVDTHVSRVSKRLNIVPEDASVEEIEAELMKKIPKRDWIISHHRMIFFGRYHCLAKNPKCQTCPLQSYCKYYKETTKK; encoded by the coding sequence ATGTTAGGAAGAAAACGTGTTAATGAGGCTCTAGCTCTCATGGGGGAGATGTTTCCCAATGCTCATGGAGAGTTGGAGTGGGAAACTCCTTTCCAACTATTAGTTGCTGTTATTTTATCGGCCCAGACAACTGATAAGGCTGTTAATAAGATTACACCAGGCTTGTGGGCGCGTTATCCAGAAATTGAGGATTTGGCTTCTGCTAATCTCGATGATGTTGAGATGTGTTTGCGAACAATCGGTCTTTATAAGAATAAGGCAAAGAACATCATCAAGACTGCTAGAGCTGTTTTGATGAATTTTGATGGACAGGTTCCGAAAACGCATAAGGAATTGGAAAGTCTACCTGGTGTGGGACGAAAAACAGCTAACGTAGTATTGGCTGAAGTCTATGGTATTCCTTCTATTGCTGTAGATACGCATGTCTCACGTGTATCTAAAAGGCTAAATATCGTGCCAGAGGATGCTAGTGTAGAGGAAATCGAAGCGGAACTGATGAAGAAAATCCCAAAGAGGGATTGGATTATCAGTCATCACCGTATGATTTTCTTTGGACGTTATCATTGTTTGGCTAAGAATCCTAAGTGTCAGACATGTCCTCTTCAAAGTTATTGTAAGTACTATAAAGAAACAACTAAGAAATAA
- a CDS encoding DnaD domain-containing protein, which translates to MSFFEQYRSGNLVLPNALFFHFKDIFPSADDFLVWQFLYLQTTTQIGEVASSQIAQATGKTPTEVNKSITTLTEAGLLDFTTIKVNNEIEMVVDASPALAVLDKLVSNEKTTTGPVVGQPTNTQLIKQLTDELEQALGILNPMVIEDLNKEIQEEHTDPELIREALKEAVFNRKTNWNYIKGVLRNWKLSGITTKIQVEERRLEHQGKKHHHQVSDDFKTGMDAARQLWGGQ; encoded by the coding sequence ATGAGTTTTTTTGAACAGTATCGATCAGGCAATCTGGTCCTTCCTAATGCTTTATTTTTCCACTTTAAGGATATTTTCCCATCTGCGGATGACTTTCTCGTTTGGCAGTTTCTCTATCTACAAACAACAACTCAGATTGGAGAAGTGGCTTCTAGTCAGATAGCGCAAGCAACTGGAAAGACACCAACTGAGGTTAATAAAAGTATTACGACATTGACTGAGGCTGGGCTCCTTGATTTCACGACTATTAAGGTTAATAATGAAATTGAGATGGTTGTAGATGCTTCACCTGCCTTGGCAGTTTTGGACAAGTTAGTGAGCAATGAAAAGACAACGACCGGGCCTGTAGTTGGTCAGCCAACAAATACACAACTCATCAAGCAGTTAACAGATGAGTTAGAACAAGCTTTGGGAATCTTGAATCCTATGGTTATCGAAGATTTAAACAAGGAAATCCAAGAAGAACATACTGATCCCGAACTTATCCGTGAGGCTTTGAAAGAAGCAGTATTTAACCGCAAGACAAATTGGAATTACATCAAAGGGGTTCTGCGTAACTGGAAATTGAGTGGTATTACGACGAAAATTCAAGTTGAAGAGCGTCGTTTGGAGCATCAAGGTAAGAAGCACCATCACCAAGTTTCGGATGACTTCAAAACAGGTATGGATGCAGCCCGTCAATTATGGGGTGGCCAATAA
- the metA gene encoding homoserine O-acetyltransferase MetA: MPIKLDNKLPALDVLRSENVFIMDENRASSQDIRPMEVLILNLMPTKEVTETQLLRLLANTPLQINVEFLYMASHKSKNTHAEHMETFYKTFDEIKHKYYDGLIVTGAPVEQMPFEEVDYWQELTQVFDWSKKHVYSTLHLCWGAQAGLYYKHGVDKVPLSEKLSGIYKQTVDMPENFLMNGFDDSFVSPHSRYTEVTLEDIKNKTDLDIVVSGPEVGLSILASKNLREVYSFGHFEYDRDTLAREYRRDLDAGIDPDVPANYFPGDDPNQEPKLRWNLAASAFFSNWINYAVYQETPYRLEELEDDFSFYGYL; the protein is encoded by the coding sequence ATGCCTATAAAACTTGATAATAAGTTACCAGCTCTTGATGTATTGCGTTCGGAAAATGTCTTCATCATGGATGAGAACAGAGCTAGTAGCCAAGATATTCGACCAATGGAGGTCTTAATCCTTAATCTTATGCCTACTAAAGAAGTTACGGAAACTCAATTGCTACGTCTTTTGGCCAATACGCCACTTCAAATTAACGTCGAGTTTCTTTATATGGCTAGTCATAAGTCAAAAAATACCCATGCCGAACATATGGAAACCTTTTATAAGACTTTTGATGAAATTAAGCATAAGTATTATGATGGTCTCATCGTAACAGGTGCTCCTGTTGAGCAAATGCCTTTTGAAGAAGTTGATTATTGGCAAGAATTGACACAGGTTTTTGACTGGTCTAAAAAGCATGTCTATTCAACCCTTCATCTGTGTTGGGGAGCTCAAGCAGGTCTCTATTATAAGCATGGAGTCGACAAGGTCCCATTGTCAGAGAAACTATCTGGTATCTATAAACAAACGGTTGACATGCCTGAAAACTTCCTTATGAATGGCTTTGATGATAGCTTTGTGTCACCACACTCTCGCTATACTGAGGTTACGCTCGAGGATATTAAAAACAAGACGGATTTAGATATTGTTGTGTCAGGACCAGAGGTTGGTTTATCTATTTTAGCAAGTAAGAATCTTCGTGAAGTATATAGTTTCGGTCATTTTGAATATGACCGTGATACTCTGGCAAGAGAATACCGAAGAGATTTGGATGCAGGGATCGATCCAGACGTACCAGCAAACTATTTCCCAGGAGATGATCCAAATCAGGAGCCTAAACTTCGTTGGAATCTCGCGGCATCTGCCTTCTTTAGCAATTGGATTAACTATGCGGTATATCAAGAAACACCTTATCGTTTAGAAGAGTTGGAAGACGATTTTTCATTCTACGGTTATTTGTAG
- a CDS encoding adenine phosphoribosyltransferase, translating into MKLEDYIASIENYPKEGVTFRDISPLMADGNAYSYAIREIVQYATDKKIDMIVGPEARGFIVGCPVAFELGIGFAPVRKPGKLPREVISANYEKEYGVDTLCMHADAIKPGQRVLIVDDLLATGGTVKATIEMIERLGGVVAGCAFLIELDGLNGREAIEGYDTKVLMNFPG; encoded by the coding sequence ATGAAATTAGAAGATTATATTGCATCTATTGAAAACTACCCGAAAGAAGGGGTTACTTTCCGTGATATTAGTCCTTTGATGGCTGATGGAAATGCTTATAGCTATGCTATCCGTGAAATCGTTCAGTATGCGACTGATAAGAAGATTGACATGATTGTTGGTCCTGAAGCACGTGGTTTCATCGTTGGTTGTCCAGTTGCTTTTGAACTTGGTATTGGTTTTGCTCCTGTTCGTAAACCTGGTAAATTGCCACGTGAAGTGATTTCAGCCAATTACGAAAAAGAGTATGGTGTTGATACACTTTGTATGCATGCCGATGCAATCAAGCCAGGCCAACGTGTACTTATCGTTGATGACCTCTTGGCAACTGGTGGTACCGTCAAAGCTACAATTGAAATGATTGAGCGCCTAGGTGGTGTCGTTGCTGGTTGTGCCTTCTTGATTGAGCTTGATGGTCTTAATGGACGTGAAGCTATTGAAGGTTACGATACTAAAGTATTGATGAACTTCCCAGGGTAA
- the recJ gene encoding single-stranded-DNA-specific exonuclease RecJ: MITSTYDWKINTKEPDAGFFKLAKEHGLAETAAKIAYERGVTTAEALEDFLKADLSHLHDPYLLHDMDKAVARIRQAIENYEQILVYGDYDADGMTSASIVKEALEMMGAEARVYLPNRFTDGYGPNESVYKYFIEQEGISLIVTVDNGVAGNEAIAYAQEQGVDVIVTDHHSMPAQLPDAYAIVHPEHPDADYPFKYLAGCGVAFKLATALLETIPTEMLDLVAIGTIADMVSLTDENRIMVKVGLEILKTTERIGLQELLRISDVDPTTISEETVGFKLAPQLNALGRLDDPNPAIELLTGFDDEEAQAIALEINAKNEERKEVVQKIFDEAMTMVDLDKPVQVLAKEGWHPGVLGIVAGRIMEQISQTVVVLNIEDGLAKGSARSLESINIFHALDDHRDIFTAFGGHAGAAGMTLPEENLGQLSEILCHYVYDNDIDTTAKNTLNLDEELQLSELSLDTIKSLEKLAPFGMDNKKPVFWLHNITVTQARTMGQNGAHLKFKVKQGKDSFDVVAFNKGNLLQEFQQAQGLELAVTLSVNVWNGQTTLQLMLEDARVDGVQLFDFRSKNMALPEGVPMVEEAADTEPAVVLNTLPESATELKEWFDGKEFQAIYFKNSIKEAYYLTGYGTREQFARLYKTIYQFPEFDVRYKLDELSHYLKIDKILLIKMIQIFEELDFVAIDNGVMTVNKEAEKREIEDSQIFQDLKRLVKFQELMALGTPQEIYDWLYK; this comes from the coding sequence ATGATTACATCAACGTATGATTGGAAAATAAACACAAAAGAGCCAGATGCTGGCTTTTTTAAACTTGCCAAAGAACATGGACTGGCAGAAACAGCAGCCAAGATTGCTTATGAACGTGGCGTGACGACAGCAGAAGCCCTTGAAGACTTTCTTAAGGCTGATTTATCACATCTTCATGACCCTTATCTTCTTCATGATATGGACAAGGCAGTGGCTAGAATTCGTCAGGCCATTGAAAATTATGAGCAAATCTTAGTCTATGGAGATTATGATGCGGATGGGATGACGTCAGCATCGATTGTCAAGGAAGCTCTTGAAATGATGGGCGCTGAAGCTCGAGTCTATTTGCCTAACCGTTTTACAGATGGTTATGGGCCAAACGAAAGTGTCTATAAGTATTTCATTGAGCAGGAAGGCATTTCACTCATTGTTACAGTGGATAATGGGGTAGCGGGTAATGAGGCTATTGCTTATGCGCAAGAGCAAGGTGTGGACGTTATCGTTACAGACCACCATAGTATGCCGGCACAACTTCCAGATGCCTACGCCATTGTCCATCCAGAGCATCCAGATGCCGATTATCCTTTTAAGTATTTGGCAGGATGTGGTGTAGCTTTCAAATTGGCAACGGCCCTCCTTGAAACTATTCCTACAGAGATGTTGGACTTGGTAGCCATTGGTACCATTGCCGATATGGTTAGCCTTACGGATGAAAATCGTATTATGGTCAAGGTCGGGCTGGAAATTCTCAAGACTACTGAGCGTATAGGGCTTCAAGAATTGCTCCGCATTTCAGATGTGGACCCAACAACGATTTCCGAAGAAACGGTAGGTTTCAAACTGGCTCCTCAACTCAATGCCTTGGGACGCTTAGATGATCCAAATCCAGCCATTGAATTGCTGACCGGATTTGACGATGAGGAAGCTCAAGCCATTGCTCTGGAAATCAATGCCAAAAATGAAGAACGTAAGGAAGTTGTTCAAAAAATCTTTGACGAAGCTATGACCATGGTAGACTTGGACAAACCAGTTCAGGTTTTAGCCAAGGAAGGTTGGCATCCTGGCGTTCTAGGTATTGTGGCGGGGCGCATCATGGAACAAATCAGCCAGACAGTAGTGGTTTTGAATATTGAAGATGGCTTGGCTAAGGGATCAGCCCGTAGTTTGGAATCTATTAATATCTTCCATGCTCTTGATGACCACCGAGATATCTTTACTGCATTTGGAGGACATGCTGGAGCGGCTGGGATGACTCTTCCGGAGGAAAATCTTGGTCAACTATCAGAAATCTTGTGTCATTATGTTTATGATAATGACATTGACACGACTGCCAAAAATACGCTTAATTTAGACGAGGAGCTCCAACTCAGCGAGCTTAGCTTGGATACCATTAAGAGCCTTGAAAAACTAGCACCTTTTGGTATGGATAATAAAAAGCCAGTCTTTTGGCTACATAATATTACCGTTACTCAAGCTAGGACAATGGGACAAAATGGGGCCCATCTTAAGTTTAAGGTTAAGCAAGGTAAGGATAGCTTTGACGTTGTCGCTTTTAATAAAGGTAATCTGCTTCAAGAATTTCAACAAGCTCAAGGTTTGGAATTGGCAGTGACCTTGTCTGTCAATGTTTGGAATGGTCAGACAACGCTACAGCTCATGCTAGAAGATGCACGTGTGGATGGTGTTCAATTATTTGATTTCCGCTCAAAAAATATGGCACTGCCTGAAGGCGTACCAATGGTAGAAGAAGCAGCAGACACCGAGCCTGCAGTTGTCCTCAACACCTTACCTGAATCAGCGACAGAATTAAAAGAGTGGTTTGATGGTAAAGAATTCCAAGCTATCTATTTTAAAAATAGCATTAAGGAAGCCTATTATCTGACAGGTTATGGAACAAGAGAGCAATTTGCAAGGCTCTATAAAACCATTTACCAATTCCCAGAATTCGATGTTCGCTATAAATTGGATGAACTCAGTCATTACCTTAAAATCGACAAGATTCTCCTGATTAAGATGATTCAAATCTTTGAGGAATTGGATTTTGTGGCTATTGATAATGGTGTTATGACAGTCAATAAAGAAGCTGAGAAACGTGAGATTGAGGACAGTCAAATTTTCCAAGATCTGAAACGACTAGTTAAGTTCCAAGAACTCATGGCTCTGGGAACACCACAGGAAATTTATGATTGGCTGTATAAGTAG
- a CDS encoding GNAT family N-acetyltransferase: MLNYKKEIPEMTDLLALYSSVGWTNYTNNPTMLEEAVKASLWQLAVYDEEELVAYIRLVGDGHSVIFVQDLLVRPDHQRQGIGKKLLEEALATFPNVYQRLLATDRSEKNLAFYQSLGFVELSEQACTGMIYKY, translated from the coding sequence ATGTTAAATTATAAAAAAGAGATTCCAGAGATGACAGACCTACTCGCACTGTACAGTTCAGTCGGCTGGACCAATTATACTAACAATCCAACCATGTTGGAAGAAGCTGTCAAAGCTAGTCTCTGGCAGTTGGCAGTCTATGATGAGGAAGAGTTAGTAGCCTATATTCGCTTAGTAGGAGATGGCCACTCTGTCATTTTTGTACAGGACCTCTTGGTGCGACCAGATCACCAACGCCAAGGGATCGGAAAGAAACTCTTAGAAGAGGCTTTAGCAACTTTCCCCAATGTCTATCAACGGCTCCTTGCAACTGATCGTAGCGAGAAAAATTTAGCCTTTTACCAATCCTTGGGCTTTGTCGAACTCTCAGAGCAAGCTTGTACAGGGATGATTTATAAATATTGA
- a CDS encoding class I SAM-dependent methyltransferase has protein sequence MAANIQAYLENLKQPWGQIYYDILFDQLQDIKGKRVLDFGSGFGLVANHLAQENQVLAVEPNEEMVALRTQDHPYQQLVGSLDQLESFEDASFDVILCHNVLEYVENRKAVLKAFIRLLKPGGLLSIVKHNEVGRVLQTVVFENDTQKALNLLAGQDLETHSMGLAQAYDLDAVIENLVLEIKDYQGIRVFYALQDNRFKGQEGWRESMLKMELAACQEFPYRDIAFFQHYRLKRS, from the coding sequence ATGGCCGCAAATATCCAAGCGTATTTAGAGAATCTCAAGCAACCCTGGGGTCAAATCTATTATGATATTCTTTTTGACCAATTACAGGATATCAAGGGTAAGCGAGTTCTTGATTTTGGCAGTGGCTTTGGCCTTGTGGCCAACCACTTGGCTCAAGAAAATCAAGTTCTAGCTGTAGAACCCAATGAAGAAATGGTAGCCTTGCGGACTCAGGATCACCCATATCAGCAACTAGTCGGGAGTCTGGATCAGTTAGAAAGCTTTGAGGATGCTAGCTTTGATGTCATTCTCTGCCACAATGTCTTAGAGTATGTAGAGAATCGCAAGGCTGTTCTCAAGGCATTCATCCGCCTCTTGAAACCAGGAGGCCTGCTCTCTATCGTCAAGCATAATGAAGTCGGCCGAGTCCTACAGACCGTCGTCTTTGAAAATGATACTCAGAAGGCCCTCAATTTACTAGCAGGCCAAGATCTGGAAACCCACTCCATGGGTTTGGCTCAGGCCTATGATCTTGATGCAGTAATAGAAAATCTAGTTCTTGAAATTAAAGACTACCAAGGAATCCGTGTCTTTTATGCCTTGCAGGACAACCGCTTCAAGGGCCAAGAAGGCTGGCGAGAGTCTATGCTCAAGATGGAGCTGGCAGCCTGCCAAGAGTTCCCTTATCGGGATATCGCCTTCTTCCAGCACTATAGGTTAAAAAGGAGTTAA
- a CDS encoding SDR family NAD(P)-dependent oxidoreductase: MAKQRIIAITGASGGLAQEIVKQLSPSDGIILLGRDKDKLEKCYRHVENKTCLAIDLRDDNTIKKMVDYLYQRFGRIDVFINNAGFGEFKSYDHYTSQEIRDMFDINTFATMTFSRLMAEKMVEQGHGHIINIASMAGKIATANSSVYAATKFAVIGFSNALRLELADKGVYVTTVNPGPIETSFFDQADPSGAYLESVKKFVLSPKYVAKKIVRILGKNKREVNLPRLLAVAHKGYALFPRISDKLATNVFNYK; encoded by the coding sequence ATGGCTAAACAACGTATTATCGCTATTACTGGTGCTTCAGGAGGGCTTGCACAAGAAATTGTCAAGCAGCTCTCACCCAGTGATGGCATTATCCTCTTAGGACGAGATAAGGATAAACTTGAGAAATGTTATCGTCATGTGGAAAATAAAACCTGTCTTGCCATTGACCTTAGAGACGACAATACCATTAAAAAAATGGTAGATTATCTCTATCAACGATTTGGACGTATTGACGTCTTTATCAATAATGCTGGTTTCGGTGAATTCAAGTCTTATGATCATTACACTAGCCAAGAGATCCGTGATATGTTTGATATCAATACCTTTGCGACGATGACCTTTTCACGTCTGATGGCTGAGAAAATGGTGGAGCAAGGCCATGGCCATATCATCAACATCGCCAGTATGGCGGGGAAAATTGCGACAGCCAACTCAAGTGTCTATGCAGCGACAAAGTTTGCGGTAATTGGCTTCTCAAATGCCCTGCGTCTGGAGCTAGCTGATAAAGGAGTCTATGTGACTACAGTCAATCCTGGTCCAATTGAGACAAGCTTCTTTGATCAAGCTGATCCCTCTGGAGCCTATCTTGAAAGTGTTAAGAAGTTTGTCCTCAGTCCTAAATACGTGGCTAAAAAGATTGTCCGTATTCTGGGTAAAAACAAACGTGAAGTTAACTTGCCACGACTCTTAGCAGTTGCACACAAAGGCTATGCGCTCTTTCCACGCATCTCGGACAAACTAGCTACGAATGTGTTTAACTACAAATAG
- the rnz gene encoding ribonuclease Z, with protein MELQFLGTGAGQPSKARNVSSLVLKLLDEINEVWMFDCGEGTQRQILETTIRPRKVKKIFITHMHGDHIFGLPGFLASRSFQSSEEQTDLEVYGPVGIKQYVMTSLRTSGTRLPYHVHFKEIDEHKLGLVMENDKFAVYADKLDHTIFCIGYRVVQKDLEGTLDAEALKAAGVPFGPLFGQIKNGQDVVLEDGTKIIAKDFISAPKKGKVITILGDTRKTNASVRLGLGADVLVHESTYGKGDEKIAKSHGHSTNMQAAQVAKDASAKRLLLNHVSARFLGRDIGKMAADAKTIFENTHIVRDLEEVEI; from the coding sequence ATGGAATTACAATTTTTAGGGACGGGTGCCGGGCAGCCCTCCAAGGCCCGTAACGTGTCGAGTCTGGTTCTGAAGTTACTCGATGAAATCAATGAGGTCTGGATGTTTGACTGTGGAGAAGGTACCCAACGTCAGATTTTAGAAACAACAATCAGACCTCGTAAAGTTAAAAAAATCTTTATCACACATATGCATGGAGACCATATCTTTGGCCTACCTGGTTTCTTGGCTAGCCGTTCCTTCCAATCTAGTGAAGAACAAACAGATTTAGAGGTTTATGGTCCAGTTGGTATTAAACAATACGTTATGACCAGTCTTCGTACCTCTGGGACACGTCTCCCTTACCATGTGCATTTTAAGGAAATTGATGAGCATAAGCTAGGCTTGGTTATGGAAAATGACAAATTCGCTGTTTATGCAGATAAGTTGGATCATACCATTTTTTGTATTGGTTACCGTGTGGTTCAAAAGGATCTTGAAGGAACCTTGGATGCTGAGGCCCTTAAAGCAGCAGGTGTGCCATTTGGTCCTCTTTTTGGTCAAATTAAGAATGGGCAAGATGTGGTTCTTGAAGATGGAACTAAAATCATTGCCAAGGACTTTATTTCCGCACCTAAGAAAGGTAAGGTTATTACTATCTTAGGTGATACTCGTAAGACGAATGCCAGTGTTCGTCTTGGCTTGGGAGCAGATGTCTTGGTGCACGAGTCTACTTATGGTAAGGGCGATGAAAAAATTGCCAAGAGCCATGGGCATTCAACCAACATGCAAGCAGCACAAGTCGCTAAGGATGCGTCAGCTAAACGTCTTCTTCTAAATCACGTATCAGCTCGTTTCTTGGGGCGTGATATCGGTAAGATGGCAGCAGATGCCAAAACGATTTTCGAAAACACCCATATCGTTCGTGACTTAGAAGAGGTAGAGATTTAA
- a CDS encoding cystathionine beta-lyase: protein MTDYMDLALKYGGFTSLDKVYLKNTLSDLSDSQKLAFITPPPSVINAYFAEIYQKQSPEAATDYYLDLSKELNLFNSAPSFDEYKPFIRLNLSGKSYGFCFENADEVALVFAEHLEVPTASILFELAQVFPQYKVYLEGTQIKMTKVDFDEEVLEELTPETQLLSRVTKLKGNVIKLASFNQDELVELLSQYKGQTVYYGFAQRECLAYIVQK from the coding sequence ATGACTGATTATATGGATTTAGCTTTAAAATATGGTGGTTTTACAAGTTTAGATAAGGTCTATTTGAAAAATACCTTGTCAGACCTTTCGGACAGTCAAAAATTGGCCTTCATTACGCCGCCACCAAGCGTGATTAATGCTTATTTTGCAGAGATTTACCAAAAACAATCTCCTGAAGCAGCGACGGATTACTACTTGGACCTTTCAAAAGAGTTGAACCTCTTTAATTCTGCACCATCTTTTGATGAGTACAAGCCTTTTATTCGTCTCAATCTGTCAGGAAAATCTTATGGTTTTTGCTTTGAAAATGCTGATGAGGTGGCCTTAGTCTTTGCCGAGCATTTAGAGGTTCCAACGGCTAGCATTTTGTTTGAGCTTGCTCAAGTTTTCCCGCAGTATAAGGTTTATCTTGAAGGCACTCAAATTAAGATGACCAAGGTTGATTTTGACGAAGAAGTATTGGAAGAGTTAACACCTGAGACACAGTTACTTAGTCGTGTAACTAAGTTGAAAGGGAATGTCATTAAGTTGGCTAGCTTCAATCAAGATGAATTAGTGGAACTTTTGTCTCAATATAAAGGGCAAACCGTTTATTATGGCTTTGCTCAGCGTGAATGCTTGGCTTATATTGTCCAGAAATAA